In the Syntrophus aciditrophicus SB genome, AAGCTTCAGGAGAAAAAAATTTCCTATGAAATCAACTCTGCGGGAGACACAATTTTCGTGCCTGCTGAAAAAGTTTCGGAACTTCGGCTGGAGCTTGCCGGATCGGGTCTCCCTCAGGGTGGCGGGGTGGGTTTTGAGATCTTCGATCAGAAAACCCTGGGGGCAACCGAATTCGAACAGCAACTGAACTACAGGCGTGCGCTTCAGGGTGAACTGGGCCGAACGATCAAGGGATTGGAGGAAATAGAATCCAGTCGGGTCCATATTGCCTTGCCAAGGGAATCCCTGTTTGTCAGTGAAGAGAAAAAACCGACGGCTTCTGTCACGCTGAAGTTGAAGCCGGGCCGGTCGCTGAGTTCATCGCAGATCGAAGGGATCGCTCACCTGGTTGCCAGCAGTGTGGAAGGACTGAATGCCGGGGATGTCATTATTGTCGATAATAAAGGCAATATTTTATCCAAACTGAAAGGCGAATCAGGCCTTTCAGGGTTATCCGGTTCGCAGATTGAATTCCAGCGGAACCTTGAAAAAGATACGGCTGCCAGGATCCAATCTCTTCTGGAAAATGTCGTCGGTCAGGGCAAGGCCGTGGTACGGGTGGCTGCTGACCTGGATTTTCGAATGACTGAAAAAACGGAAGAATCCTATGATCCGGAATCCCCGGTCGTCAGGAGTACCCAGAAACAGTCTGAAAAATCCGCAACCCCGGGAAAAGCCGATCAGAGCACGGGCCAGGAAAAACTGGATGAAATCATCAATTACGAGATCAACAAAACGGTCAGTAAAACGGTCATGCCCGTCGGCGAGATCAGGAAGCTTTCCATCGCTGTTCTCGTTGATGGTACATATGTCAAGGATAAGCAGGGAAAAGAAATTTATCAGCCCCGATCCAAGAAGGAAATTGAATCCATCGAAGAGCTTGTACGAACCTCCGCTGGTTTCAGCACCGCCCGGGGTGATCAAGTAACGGTTACGAACATGCCCTTCAAAAAACTTGATACGGAAGACATGACAGGTGGGAATGGCTGGTTCGGGGAAAATATATCGACCTATTTCCCTCTGATTAAATATTTGCTCCTTCTGGTCGTCGTTGTCCTTGTCTTCTTTTTTGTTATCCGTCCTCTGATCAGGGGAATAACCGGGCAGGTCACTGAAAAGGTCATGGAAAAAGAGGCTCTTCCAGAGGATATTATTGAATTGACGGGAGAAACTCAATCCCTGGACCTGCTGTCTGTAAAGGAACGGGAATTGACGGAAATTGAAGTTGTGAAGAAAATGGCCGTTGAAGATTCCAAATCTTTTGCCGAGCTGCTGCGTAACTGGTTAAAGTAACATCTATGGTTATTGCAGATTAACTGCTGTACGATGGGGCAATGAACTGATCTGTTTCTTTAAGGTGCTTTATGGCAAGTCTTACAAACGAAGAAAAGGCCGCGATTCTCCTTTTGTCGCTGGAGGAGGAAACAGCCTCTGAAGTGATGAAACATCTTAAGCCTTCGGAAATCAGACGGCTGGGGAAATACATGAGCCGCGTCAGTACGATTTCATCAGAAACGATCAATTCCATTTCCAGAGAATTCTGTTTTCTCGCCAGAGAGCGGGGAAGACTCATTTCCATAAGTGAAGATGTGACCAAGAACATTGTCATAAAAGCTGTCGGAGAAACAGAAGCGGAAAGTATTCTGAGTGAAGTTGAAAGTATCCGTACCGATGACAATCCAATCACCGATAAACTTCGGGATGTGGACCCGAAGATTCTTATGGATTTTACAAAATCAGAGCATCCTCAGACGATTGCCTTGATCCTTGCCCATTTGAAACCTGAAAAATCCGCTCAAATTCTGGAAAGCTTCACCCCGGAAATGCAATTCGAGATTACCAGGCGAATGGCCACTTTGAAAAGCGTCCCTCAGGAATACATTGATGAAGTGGCACGGACACTGGAAAAAGAGATCGTTGCAGGCGCGACGACCGGAGCCGATATCGGCGGCATTCGCATGATGGCAGATATCCTGAACAGAATGAACAGGGCCAGTGAAAACGCGATTCTCACCGCTCTGGAAGACATGGATCCGGAACTGGCCGCGGGTATCCGCAATCTGATGTTTACCTTCGATGATGTCCTTCAGCTTGATGATCGGGGACTGCAGGAGGTGCTTCGGGAAATCAGCAGTGAAGACATTGGCAAAGCCCTGAAACTGGTTGATGAGGGAATGAGAGAGAAGGTTTATCGCAACATGTCCAAGAGAGGGGCGGAGATGCTGAAGGAGGAACTCGATTTGATGCCTCCGATAAGGATATCCGAAGCGGAAGAAAGCCAGAGAAAGATTGTAGAAATCGCCAAGAAGATGGAAGCCGAAGGCCGGGTTGTTCTCAAGAGGGGAGATGAACAGGATGAATATATATAAACAGAGCAGAATCATCAAGTCACAGGATGTTTTTTTTGTTTCCAGTGTAGCGAACAATCGCTCGGATTTCATACCATTCACATTGAATGAGAAGCAGGAGCATCAGCATCCTGATGAAACAGAAAAAAGTCTTGAAATGGAAAAGAAACTTCAGGAAATGGAGATGAAGATAAAGGCAGCGGGAAAAGAAGGCTATGAGGAGGGATTCGCAGAGGGGTTCAAACAAGGTTCAGAAGCATCAAAACACAAAAAAGTTGCAGTCATGAATACCCTGCACGCGTTGGTGGAAGAGGTCGGTTCCTTCAAGCAAAAAACGCTCCAGTCTTCGGAGAAACAAATGCTTGAGCTCTGTATCTCCATTGCAGAAAAAATTATTCATCAGGAAGTTTCGACGGACAGAGGCGTGATCATCAGTGTGTTGAAGGCCGCATTTCAAAAAATTACGGAAAGAGAAAATATCAAAATCAGGCTGCACCCCAATGATTATCAATATTTGGTTGAAATAAAGAGTGATTTTATTAATGGCATGAACGGTGTCCGGAATGTTTTCTTTGAAGAGGACAGAAGTATTCCCCAGGGCGGCGCGATTCTGGAAACGTCTTCAGGTAAAGTGGATGCCCGCATCAGTGAACAACTCCAGGAAGTCAAAGCCGGTCTACTGAGCCTCCATGCCTCATAGGCATACTTCCGCCGAGAAAGAATCTCTCAGAAAATGCAGACGGACATACATCAATCAGCTCCCCGGAATTCTTCTATCGATCTTTCACGATATCAACGGATTCTGAAAAAGATTCAGCCGATCAAAGTTTACGGCAGGGTGAGTGAAATTGTCGGACTCGTGGTCGAAGGTCAGGGACCGGCTGCTTCCATCGGGGAAATGTGTTCTCTCCTGCCTCATGATAGCAAACCCGTTTTTGCCGAAGTGGTGGGGTTTAAGAAGGGCAAGGTGATTCTGATGCCTCTTGAAGAGGTTCAGGGGCTGGGACCAGGCTGCCCGATCAAATCACTGGGAAAAAAAGCGGCAGTGAAAGTGGGCGCGGGACTTCTGGGGCGTGTGATCGACGGCGTGGGGAATCCCATAGACAACAGGGGACCGATCGATACGGAAGAGGAGTATCCCCTGTATGCCGAGCCCATTAACCCCCTTGCGCGGGGACGCATTTCCGATCCTATTGATTTCGGAGTCAAGGTCCTCAACGGTCTGTTCAGTTGTGGCAAGGGGCAGCGGATGGGAATTTTCGCGGGATCAGGCGTCGGTAAAAGCGTCCTTATGGGAATGATTGCGCGGAACACGAGTGCCGATATCAATGTCATCGGCCTGATCGGCGAACGTGGGCGGGAAGTCCGGGAATTTCTGGAGAAAAACCTGGGAAAAGAGGGACTTGCCCGATCCGTGGTCGTGGTGGCGGCGTCGGATATGCACCCTTTGATAAGAATGAGGGCGGCTCATGTGGCGACGACCGTATCGGAATATTTCCGGGATCAGGGGCGGGACGTCCTGCTTATGGTTGATTCGCTGACCCGCTTTGCCATGGCCCAGAGGGAAATTGGACTTTCCGTGGGAGAGCCTCCGACAACGAAAGGCTATACACCTTCTGTTTTCAGTCTTCTGCCGAAACTTCTGGAAAGGGCAGGCAAGGTTGAAGGCAGAGGGAGCATCACCGGTTTATATACCATCCTGGTCGAAGGCGATGATTTCAACGAACCCATTTCTGATGCCGCAAGATCGATCCTGGACGGTCACCTTTACCTGTCGCGGGAACTGGCCGCCAAAAACCATTATCCTGCCGTGGATGTTCTCAACAGCATCAGCAGGGTCATGATCGACATCGTCAGTGAGAAGCACAGAAATATGGCGAATCGAATTCTGAGTATCATTGCAGCCCATAAAAAAGCTGAGGAATTGATCAATATCGGTGCCTATGTTCATGGAAGCAATGCGGAGATCGATTATGCTATTCGAATGATCGACAAGGTCAATGATTTTCTGAGGCAGGATATTCATGAACGATTCGATGCCGAACAGACGGCGGGGATGATGGCAGCGTTCTTTTCAGAGGAGATGATGGATCATGTTTAAGTTTCGCCTGCAGACGGTTTTGGAATATCGAAAGATTCTGGAGGAGAAGATGCTGATCCGTTTCTCCGAATCGGCAAGGCGTCTTGACGAGGAAAAAAGGAAGCTTGAGTTGCTCGAGCAGGAAAAATTAAACCTGATCGGCATTTTGAAGGGCCTGCAGGAAAATGTCACACCGGTAAGGAACATTACGGTGATGGTCAACTATATCGGAGAATTGCAGGTTAGAGCGTGTCGTCAGCGGGAGATTATCCACGAAGTATCGGTGGAACTGGAAACGAAACGAAAGGATCTCCTGCAATCCGTCCAGAAGAGAAAGATTGTGGAAATATTGAGAGAAAAAAACCTGGAGGCTTATCATTCTCATCTTGCTGAGCAGGATCGTAAACTCATGGATGAAATGGGAATCACTCGATTCGATGGAGCGAAGTCATGAAAAAAGTATTTTATGTTTTTCAAGTCTTTATCCTGATGATCTTTATCGTAAAAATAATGTCTCTTTGCGGTTTGATCCAATTCCTGGAAACTCCCCGGCACTCTTTTTTTTCCGAAAACCGCGCCATGGCGGAGTCACCGCGTCAGGCCCCGGCGGTTAAAGACGTCTTGGACGATGAGCTGGCTCAGCCGAGAAGCTTGTTGAATGCGCTACAGAACCGGCAAAAGGAACTGGATGAGAGAGAAAATTCTCTTCGGGTGGAAGAACAGAAATTGTTGTCATTAAAGAAGGAGATTACCGAGAAAATAGATCTTCTCCTCCGTCTTGAACAGAAGCTCGACACAGCCATTGGTGCGGATAAGGAGGCCGATGCAAAGCGATACAGGGACCTGGCCAAGGTTTATGAAGCAACACCCCCGGCAAAGGCGGGAGCCATGATGGAAAGGCTGGATTTAAAAACAGCGGCAGGAATCAGCATGCATATGAAGCGTGAAAAGGCAGGGGCAATATGGGGATACTTATCTCCGCAAAAAGTCGTGGACATCACGAAAGAGATCACAATGAACTCTCAGAAAGCTTCGGAATAATTCACTTCATGAGTAAAGAAATCTGCTGCTCAAGCGTTTCTGTTGGAAATCTCAATGTCAAACACATGGGGGTGGGCTGGATGTGTCCTGTGCCGGGAGCGATTGCAGGTAAGTCGTCAAATTAATTTGCTGATTTGCAATTTTCAGTTTCCGGCGAATGTGTTCACGGTGACGACTTATCGTTGCCGCGGAGACACCGCGCAACCTGGCTATTTCTTTGGTCCGTAATCCATTCCGGATCATATTGCAGATATCAACCTCCGTTGGGGTCAAGGCACGATAATGATTAAATATCCGGCTTGTAAAGGGAGATGTGATTTCTTCAAGGTTAGTCATCAACATATCCAGGTATTTTTGCTTGCTTTTCTCTATGCCGGGTGTCAACGCGTGGATGACCGGCATGACGACCTTCTCTATATTCAAATGAAAGTTTTCATAAATACGCTTTTTTTCACTTTCGATGTTGGAAAGAACCGCTCGTAATGCCGCATTTGCTTCCTCCAGCGCTTTTCTTTCCAGCAAGAGCTGCCTGTTGTTTTCCTGTAATTCCTTCTCGGCCATAATTCGGAGGGCAATTTCACCTATACGCTGGGCTATTCCCTCCAATAGCGCGCTTTCTTCCTTAAGGAACGGACCCTCATCCGTTTTCGGGGGGTCTTCCATATAAATAATCGTCACTTCACCTACTGCTTCACCATTTATTCGGATTCGCGCTGATTGTCGCCATTCCGTCCATCCGAATTTCCTGCTGTCAAATATCTCACCCTTAAAGATGATCTGTGCGCATGCAAATTCTGTATATTTCCAGGAAAGTGGAAGAAAATCTACAAGATGCATCAGAAAATCTTCCATGGAATCATGGTGCCGCTCCGCCAGACGCGCCATCCCATACAAACAATTCAATTCTTTGATGCGTTCTTGCAAGGCGATTTCGATGTCTTCTTTTTTCCCTGTCATGATCACCATTTTTGTTTAATTTTCGAATCAATCCATTTATTACCTATTATCTATAGGCAAATATAGTGCATTATATTCGTATTTACAATACGAATTTCGTCAATTAGACTTCTTTTTGGGAAAAAACGTAATGCACCTCATGTCGGATCCAGTCAGTGGCATGAAATTGTGGGAAGCCGAGCTTCTTAAAGCACGTAAGATGCCGATAGATGGGGACGATATTGAGAAAGAATTTAATGGAAGGAGAAGACGGGTGACACGGGAAACCGGTTACACCAGACGCTCCTTCCATTTTGCCGCTTTGGTTGGTTAGGGACCGTTGTTTCGTTACGAATGATACGAGATGATAGTTGGGCCCTAAGCTTCCAGACAAAGTCATGATGCAGGCAGGTTGATACAAGTGAATGTAGACATAAAACCCAAAAAGATACACGCATTGTTTCCCACGGACATTTTTTTTCAAACTACCTACTGGGGGCGGGTCAAGTCCCATCTCGGCTGGAAACCCGTTGCATTTGATTTCAACTCGTCGACGGGGCTGCAGGGCGACGTGATGGTCCTGATCAAAACCCTCAAACATGATTTTGCCGCAGCCTATGTTCCCCAAGGACCTGAATTGGGACCTGATCCGGAGAAGTATGGCCTTTTTCTCGAATCATTGTCACAGGAACTGACCAAATACATGGATTCGACTGTGGCCTTCATCCGTTATGACCTTCCCTGGGTATCACCGTATGCCATTGACGCTACGGATGGACGAACCTGGCCAGGTCACCCCGCTCCGGAATTACGGGAATTACGCATGAATATCGGCACCCGTACCTGGCCTCTTCGGAAAGCGCCGATCGATCTGACCGTTGCCGATGCATTGGTTATTGATCTCGTTCGCGCCGAAGAGGCCATCTTTAAAGATATTAAGCCAAAGACCAGATACAATATCCGCCTTGCACAGAGTAAGGGAATCTCCGTGTTTAACGCTTCTGTGGAAATGCTGCCGTTGTTCTACAAACTTTATCTGCAGACGGCCA is a window encoding:
- the fliI gene encoding flagellar protein export ATPase FliI yields the protein MQTDIHQSAPRNSSIDLSRYQRILKKIQPIKVYGRVSEIVGLVVEGQGPAASIGEMCSLLPHDSKPVFAEVVGFKKGKVILMPLEEVQGLGPGCPIKSLGKKAAVKVGAGLLGRVIDGVGNPIDNRGPIDTEEEYPLYAEPINPLARGRISDPIDFGVKVLNGLFSCGKGQRMGIFAGSGVGKSVLMGMIARNTSADINVIGLIGERGREVREFLEKNLGKEGLARSVVVVAASDMHPLIRMRAAHVATTVSEYFRDQGRDVLLMVDSLTRFAMAQREIGLSVGEPPTTKGYTPSVFSLLPKLLERAGKVEGRGSITGLYTILVEGDDFNEPISDAARSILDGHLYLSRELAAKNHYPAVDVLNSISRVMIDIVSEKHRNMANRILSIIAAHKKAEELINIGAYVHGSNAEIDYAIRMIDKVNDFLRQDIHERFDAEQTAGMMAAFFSEEMMDHV
- a CDS encoding FliH/SctL family protein; translation: MNIYKQSRIIKSQDVFFVSSVANNRSDFIPFTLNEKQEHQHPDETEKSLEMEKKLQEMEMKIKAAGKEGYEEGFAEGFKQGSEASKHKKVAVMNTLHALVEEVGSFKQKTLQSSEKQMLELCISIAEKIIHQEVSTDRGVIISVLKAAFQKITERENIKIRLHPNDYQYLVEIKSDFINGMNGVRNVFFEEDRSIPQGGAILETSSGKVDARISEQLQEVKAGLLSLHAS
- the fliF gene encoding flagellar basal-body MS-ring/collar protein FliF translates to MNSFLRFYENLRQSFVELPPARKWSLLFVAGMTLSVLAAMVYFANRPEYKVLFSHLSSEDASSILAKLQEKKISYEINSAGDTIFVPAEKVSELRLELAGSGLPQGGGVGFEIFDQKTLGATEFEQQLNYRRALQGELGRTIKGLEEIESSRVHIALPRESLFVSEEKKPTASVTLKLKPGRSLSSSQIEGIAHLVASSVEGLNAGDVIIVDNKGNILSKLKGESGLSGLSGSQIEFQRNLEKDTAARIQSLLENVVGQGKAVVRVAADLDFRMTEKTEESYDPESPVVRSTQKQSEKSATPGKADQSTGQEKLDEIINYEINKTVSKTVMPVGEIRKLSIAVLVDGTYVKDKQGKEIYQPRSKKEIESIEELVRTSAGFSTARGDQVTVTNMPFKKLDTEDMTGGNGWFGENISTYFPLIKYLLLLVVVVLVFFFVIRPLIRGITGQVTEKVMEKEALPEDIIELTGETQSLDLLSVKERELTEIEVVKKMAVEDSKSFAELLRNWLK
- the fliJ gene encoding flagellar export protein FliJ; this translates as MFKFRLQTVLEYRKILEEKMLIRFSESARRLDEEKRKLELLEQEKLNLIGILKGLQENVTPVRNITVMVNYIGELQVRACRQREIIHEVSVELETKRKDLLQSVQKRKIVEILREKNLEAYHSHLAEQDRKLMDEMGITRFDGAKS
- a CDS encoding lipid II:glycine glycyltransferase FemX — encoded protein: MNVDIKPKKIHALFPTDIFFQTTYWGRVKSHLGWKPVAFDFNSSTGLQGDVMVLIKTLKHDFAAAYVPQGPELGPDPEKYGLFLESLSQELTKYMDSTVAFIRYDLPWVSPYAIDATDGRTWPGHPAPELRELRMNIGTRTWPLRKAPIDLTVADALVIDLVRAEEAIFKDIKPKTRYNIRLAQSKGISVFNASVEMLPLFYKLYLQTAKRNGFLPGSYRHFSALFSPVDHNPGSSEVLFLLAARGQDVLAGAIIAISGRQAIYLYGASSNEQRNQMGSYALHWEAIKLARQKGCLTYDMGSVSPVSDPGHPFYGMYRFKTGFGGKIVHRNGTWDYPVNRRGYRAFRNYETSFNMTIPK
- the fliG gene encoding flagellar motor switch protein FliG — protein: MASLTNEEKAAILLLSLEEETASEVMKHLKPSEIRRLGKYMSRVSTISSETINSISREFCFLARERGRLISISEDVTKNIVIKAVGETEAESILSEVESIRTDDNPITDKLRDVDPKILMDFTKSEHPQTIALILAHLKPEKSAQILESFTPEMQFEITRRMATLKSVPQEYIDEVARTLEKEIVAGATTGADIGGIRMMADILNRMNRASENAILTALEDMDPELAAGIRNLMFTFDDVLQLDDRGLQEVLREISSEDIGKALKLVDEGMREKVYRNMSKRGAEMLKEELDLMPPIRISEAEESQRKIVEIAKKMEAEGRVVLKRGDEQDEYI
- a CDS encoding MotE family protein, coding for MKKVFYVFQVFILMIFIVKIMSLCGLIQFLETPRHSFFSENRAMAESPRQAPAVKDVLDDELAQPRSLLNALQNRQKELDERENSLRVEEQKLLSLKKEITEKIDLLLRLEQKLDTAIGADKEADAKRYRDLAKVYEATPPAKAGAMMERLDLKTAAGISMHMKREKAGAIWGYLSPQKVVDITKEITMNSQKASE
- a CDS encoding helix-turn-helix transcriptional regulator, encoding MVIMTGKKEDIEIALQERIKELNCLYGMARLAERHHDSMEDFLMHLVDFLPLSWKYTEFACAQIIFKGEIFDSRKFGWTEWRQSARIRINGEAVGEVTIIYMEDPPKTDEGPFLKEESALLEGIAQRIGEIALRIMAEKELQENNRQLLLERKALEEANAALRAVLSNIESEKKRIYENFHLNIEKVVMPVIHALTPGIEKSKQKYLDMLMTNLEEITSPFTSRIFNHYRALTPTEVDICNMIRNGLRTKEIARLRGVSAATISRHREHIRRKLKIANQQINLTTYLQSLPAQDTSSPPPCV